CCGATAAAAACAGAAATATCGGAAATAGCATGTTAGCGAAATAAACTGTAAAATGATAATAATAGATAGCAATTTCAAGGAATGGAACTTTATTTTCCAACATTTTATTGATCTTCTCCGAAACATCAATAACAATTCCTATTGGGATAAACAATAACAACATAACCGCAAAAGTGGCTAAATATCGCTTAAGAATGTATTTATCTATAATTGTTAACATGATTTTGGGGTGTTGGGTTCTGGTTATCAGGTCTTAAAACCTGATAGCAAAACCTAATATTTATAATCTCTGACTCATATTTTTCACCATCATTTCTTTCCAAGGTCTGAAATCTCCTGCTAAGATATGTTTTCTGGCTTCACGAACCAACCACATATAAAACCCAAGATTATGAATAGTGGCAATTTGTTTCCCCAAATATTCATTGGCAGCAAACAAGTGACGTAGATATGCTTTTGTATATTCCGTGTCCACGAAAGTGATTCCCATTTCGTCTATTGGAGAAAAATCAGCTTCCCACTTTTTGTTTTTGATGTTAATAGAACCATTTGCAGTAAAAAGCATTCCGTTTCTGGCATTTCTAGTAGGCATCACACAATCGAACATATCAATTCCAAGTGCAATATTTTCGAGAATGTTTATTGGCGTCCCAACTCCCATCAAATAACGAGGCTTGTCTTCCGGAAGAATTTCGCAAACCACTTCGGTCATCGCATACATTTCCTCGGCAGGTTCTCCAACAGAAAGTCCGCCAATGGCATTTCCCTGCTGTCCAGAATTAGCAATATATTCTGCCGATTGTCTACGTAAATCTTTATAAGTACTTCCTTGAACAATAGGAAAAAATGTTTGTTCATAACCATATTTCATTGGCACTTTATCCAAATGACTGATACAACGATCCAGCCAACGGTGTGTCATATGCATCGAGCGTTGTGCATACCGATAATCACAAGGATATGGCGTACATTCGTCAAAAGCCATGATGATATCAGCGCCAATTGTACGTTGAATTTCCATTACATTCTCTGGCGTAAAAAAATGATACGAACCATCGATATGCGATTTGAACTTCACTCCTTCTTCCTTGATTTTTCTATTGGCCGAAAGAGAGTATACTTGATAACCTCCGGAATCAGTCAAGATATTGCGATCCCAATTCATGAATTTGTGCAAACCACCGGCTTTTTCGAGGATTTCGGTTTGAGGGCGTAAGTATAAATGATAGGTGTTTCCCAGAATAATATCTGGATTGATATCGTCTTTTAGCTCCCGCTGATGCACTCCTTTTACAGAGGCTACGGTCCCTACAGGCATAAAAATTGGAGTTTCAATCACACCGTGATCTGTGGTAATACTTCCCGCTCTAGCTTTTGACTGCGGATCTTTTTGTAATAAATCAAACTTCATAGATACATTTTTCTCCCAACTGTTCGGGACGGCAAAGATAGGTTAATTTGAAAATTAGATAATTACTTAATTTAAAAATTTAATTAAGATTTGGGAATTCGCATACAATCCCGATTTTTTTAAAGAAGATAATCCATTCCCATATAACGAAAAGCATTGCCTTTACAGCAAATTTTAAAAAAAAGCTCGTTTAAGCGATTCATTTCTTAAAAATTTTCGAACAAATACTTTATTTTTGTGTTCTCCTAATGCAATTTATTTTTAAGTATTAGCTCTAATAAATTCTATCTAAAATGTATATTTGCCAAGCATTTGAGAGAACTAGAGTTCGTTACTTTTTTTAATTTTATAAAAGTCATCAACCCTTTTTACTGCTTAATTGAAATGTTATTTTAATAAATAATTGCGAACAATCATGAGTACTTTAAAAAAAATAAATGTAGTAAGAAGAGCATTAATGCAAGGTCTTACTAAAAACATTGGTAACACAAACTCAACAAAAAATATTAAATTAACAGATAAAACTACTATTAAAAAAGTTTTAATCAGCAGACCAAATCAAAGGCTGGGTAATTTATTATTGATTACACCATTAATTCAAGAAGTTACAAACACTTTTCCAGGATGCAAAATTGACTTGTTCGTAAAAGGAACGATTGCTCCTATTGTGTTTGAAAATTATGAAAACATAAATAACGTGGTTGAATTGCCTAAAAAACCTTTTAAAGAAACCCTGAATTATATTAAAGTCTGGATAAAACTAAAAAAACAACACTACGACATTGCAATTAACGTAGATAAAAATTCTTCGTCAGGGAGATTATCAGTACAATTTGCCAATGCGACCTACAAGTTTTTTGGCGAGGCAAGCGAAGATATTGAATCAAAATACAAAGATTACGAACACATTGCAAAATATCCTATCTACAACTTCAGAAGCTTTTTGACGCAGTTAGGTCTAGATAAAAACGAAAGTCCAATTCCATCTTTGGATCTCAAATTAAGCAATTCCGAAATCGCTAATGGTCAAAAATTATTAAAAGACATCGTCAACAACGAAAAAAAGACCATTTGTATCTTTACTTATGCAACCGGTGACAAATGTTATTCAGAAACTTGGTGGGAAGTATTTTATGAAAGACTAAAAGCAGAATATCAAAATAATTATAATATCATCGAAGTTTTACCTGTTGAAAATATTTCTAAAATTGGATTTAAAGCGCCCACTTTTTACAGCAAAGATGTTCGTGAAATTGGCTCTTTAATTGCTAACAGCGTTTTATTTATTGGTGCAGATAGCGGCATCATGCATTTGTCCAGCGCTTCAAAAACGCCTACTGTCGGACTGTTTTCTAAAGATAATATCAGAAAATACGAACCTTATAACAACAATAGTGTAGCTATAAACACTAACGATTCTACAGTTGACGATTGGATTAAAGTGATAAATAAAATT
This region of Flavobacterium lacustre genomic DNA includes:
- the tgt gene encoding tRNA guanosine(34) transglycosylase Tgt: MKFDLLQKDPQSKARAGSITTDHGVIETPIFMPVGTVASVKGVHQRELKDDINPDIILGNTYHLYLRPQTEILEKAGGLHKFMNWDRNILTDSGGYQVYSLSANRKIKEEGVKFKSHIDGSYHFFTPENVMEIQRTIGADIIMAFDECTPYPCDYRYAQRSMHMTHRWLDRCISHLDKVPMKYGYEQTFFPIVQGSTYKDLRRQSAEYIANSGQQGNAIGGLSVGEPAEEMYAMTEVVCEILPEDKPRYLMGVGTPINILENIALGIDMFDCVMPTRNARNGMLFTANGSINIKNKKWEADFSPIDEMGITFVDTEYTKAYLRHLFAANEYLGKQIATIHNLGFYMWLVREARKHILAGDFRPWKEMMVKNMSQRL
- a CDS encoding glycosyltransferase family 9 protein, yielding MSTLKKINVVRRALMQGLTKNIGNTNSTKNIKLTDKTTIKKVLISRPNQRLGNLLLITPLIQEVTNTFPGCKIDLFVKGTIAPIVFENYENINNVVELPKKPFKETLNYIKVWIKLKKQHYDIAINVDKNSSSGRLSVQFANATYKFFGEASEDIESKYKDYEHIAKYPIYNFRSFLTQLGLDKNESPIPSLDLKLSNSEIANGQKLLKDIVNNEKKTICIFTYATGDKCYSETWWEVFYERLKAEYQNNYNIIEVLPVENISKIGFKAPTFYSKDVREIGSLIANSVLFIGADSGIMHLSSASKTPTVGLFSKDNIRKYEPYNNNSVAINTNDSTVDDWIKVINKILS